A portion of the Helicoverpa zea isolate HzStark_Cry1AcR chromosome 25, ilHelZeax1.1, whole genome shotgun sequence genome contains these proteins:
- the LOC124642700 gene encoding uncharacterized protein LOC124642700 — protein sequence MSQATTSACFFEPTFQTTKRGGRMLCRAGYTYIMKRVNKDASELWRCTNKNKAKCNATIKFKVNPYVILHETVHNHAPKDEAELTIEGEMNICSERVQKNINVPVTQIFEESLQTLQDKGLNFLKPLPNFRNIKNKLYRVRNKSQGVTKLQFHKACDLEVPTNQNLLFAEYKDKKKRILVFAKKEMIKYLKESSKYFMDGTFKICPKCFCQVYTLHADIGSNEEYVNVVPVLYALLPDKTRATYEILFQMIKSQVKEWKPTHISMDFEVSAILAIRNLFPDVKIVGCYFHFNRSLWRKAKQLGLNKSKLSMIHVKLCVCVFRN from the exons atGTCTCAGGCTACGACATCTGCTTGCTTTTTTGAACCGACTTTTCAAACAACAAAAAGAGGTGGGCGCATGTTATGTCGGGCTGGCTACACCTACATAATGAAAAGAGTCAATAAAGACGCCTCGGAGCTATGGAGGTGCACGAATAAGAACAAAGCCAAGTGCAACGCAACTATAAAATTTAAG gtGAATCCTTATGTGATCCTCCATGAAACCGTTCATAACCACGCCCCCAAAGATGAAGCGGAGCTAACAATAGAGGGGGAAATGAACATCTGTTCGGAGAGAGTGCAGAAAAACATCAATGTGCCGGTCACACAAATTTTTGAAGAGTCCTTACAGACCCTGCAAGATAAAGGACTCAATTTCCTTAAACCACTGCCCAATTTTcggaacattaaaaataaattgtacaggGTTAGAAATAAGTCGCAAGGCGTCACCAAACTCCAATTTCACAAAGCCTGCGATCTGGAAGTGCCTACAAATCAAAATTTGTTATTTGCTGAATACAAAGATAAAAAGAAGCGAATCCTCGTTTTCGCAAAAAAAGAaatgattaaatatttgaaagaaagctcaaaatattttatggacgGCACATTCAAAATTTGTCCAAAGTGTTTCTGCCAAGTGTACACTCTTCATGCAGACATTGGCAGCAATGAAGAGTATGTAAATGTGGTTCCCGTACTATATGCATTGCTTCCCGATAAAACAAGGGCTAcatatgaaattttatttcagatgATAAAAAGCCAAGTGAAAGAATGGAAGCCTACACACATTTCGATGGATTTCGAGGTAAGTGCCATTTTAGcaataagaaatttatttccAGATGTTAAAATTGTTGGAtgctattttcattttaatcgtAGTTTATGGCGAAAGGCAAAACAACTCGGGCTGAATAAATCAAAACTGTCTATGATACATGTCAAactgtgtgtctgtgtgttcAGGAActag